The Microcella sp. genome includes the window CAGTGGCCCCACCCTCGCCCATGACATCGTCGACGTTGAGGTCGACCGCCTCACTCACACGGGCGCCGGTCGCGTAGAGCAGTTCGAGCAGAGCGCGGTCGCGCAGCGCGATCGGCTCATCGCCGCTGCAGGCCTCGAGCAAGCGCTCGACCTCGTCGATCGAGATCGCCTTCGGCAAGCGCTTCGGCTGCTTCGGCGGGCGCTGCTCGGCCGCGACATCGCGCGGCGCCAGACCCTCCTCAGCGAGAAACCTGTGCCAGCCGCGCACACTCGACAGCATGCGCGCGGCACTCGACGCGCTCACCCCCGCCGAGCCGTCATCGGGCTCGCGCACGGCGGCGACGAACGCCGACACATCGGCTTCGGCGATCGCCGCCGGGTCGTCGATGCCGCGCCCGGCGAGGTGCGTCAGGTATCGGCCGAGGTCGCGGCGATACGCCGACACCGTGTGCGGTGAGCGCCCGCGCTCGAGCGCCACGTGCCGCAGATACCGCTCGGCCGCCGCTTCGAGCGCAGCCACGGTCAGCCTCGAGTTCGACGAGCGTGCTCGGCGAGCACTGCGGCCAAGAAGATGCCGTTGTGCACGCGGCCGGTGAGCGCAGCATCCACTGCCTCATCGAGGGCGACCCACCGCAGCACGATGTCGGCCTCTTCAGAGTCGCGCGCGAACGCCTCGGGCGCCGCCGACAGGCCTGTCGCACGGAACACGTGAATGACCTCGTCAGACCCGCCCGGCGAAGTGTGCAGCGTGATGAGCGGCTGCCAGTCATCCGCCACCAGGTC containing:
- the xerD gene encoding site-specific tyrosine recombinase XerD, which codes for MTVAALEAAAERYLRHVALERGRSPHTVSAYRRDLGRYLTHLAGRGIDDPAAIAEADVSAFVAAVREPDDGSAGVSASSAARMLSSVRGWHRFLAEEGLAPRDVAAEQRPPKQPKRLPKAISIDEVERLLEACSGDEPIALRDRALLELLYATGARVSEAVDLNVDDVMGEGGATAESVRLFGKGRKQRMVPLGRYAREALDAYLVRARPLLSPRGRATPALFLGARGARLSRQSVWLVIRDAALKAQLTTELSPHTLRHSFATHLLEGGADVRVVQELLGHASVATTQLYTLVTADAVREAWATAHPRAL